From one Lasioglossum baleicum chromosome 11, iyLasBale1, whole genome shotgun sequence genomic stretch:
- the LOC143213398 gene encoding cartilage oligomeric matrix protein-like — translation MRRLILGAILIASFVDSNVILDEDKNYQIPNLLNGNELDDNGDRNWGPPNGNDLAELFYKTGQWARTARITRGKGVNLTENYIVGAIDDLISATRRVWKELQSSKAEARYLRYLINSCAACSNTEETDIPVLLTCEYKSPCLPGEYCRNTVQGPKCGRCAAGYIGDGYRCVQSNTPCARNPCLPGCPGSSSSSCVDIDICKVAKPCFPGVKCENLNPGYRCEACPKGFNGSSIEGSELDHAKKHKQVCKDINECLIDNGGCGQFVHCINTQGTHECGSCLLGFVGDKTNGCKPDGNLCPDKITVCKATATCAHIGSGAYTCKCVAGWAGDGFECGVDSDNDGIPDHELHCILPSCSADNCPTVPNSGQEDADGDGIGDACDLDADNDGTPSANDNCPLKANPDQKDQDQDKIGNVCDNCPTVENPKQEDMDNDGIGDACDDDIDNDGVPNKVDNCPLKVNPDQKDFDNDKIGDVCDNCPRIANPNQSDKDGDGVGDVCDNDNDRDQDGVQDDRDNCPDVPNAGQTDDDHDGIGNACDDDIDNDGVPNDEDNCPYIYNPDQLHTIRDDRGDACLNDFDNDSVVDAKDNCPNNSMISGTDFRKYETVALDPVGSSQNDPVWVITHEGAEIRQLLNSDPGLAIGPDVMSSVDFGGTFYVDNNSDEDFVGFVFAYQSNSKFYVVSWKRERQEYWEYAPFSAMGDPGIVLKLVNSNTGPGEHLRNSLWHHESVPNQTKVLWQDPKKVGWKPRTTYRWQLIHRPRNGLIRFQLYQGANLIADSGDLHDATLKGGRLGVYCFSQEQITWSNLEYRCVPETFD, via the exons ATGCGACGGTTAATTCTCGGGGCGATCCTGATCGCCAGTTTCGTTGATTCCAATGTTATTCTCGACGAAG ACAAGAACTACCAAATCCCGAACTTGCTCAATGGTAACGAGTTAGACGACAATGGGGATCGCAATTGGGGACCTCCGAACGGCAACGATCTGGCGGAGCTATTTTACAAGACAGGGCAATGGGCACGAACTGCCAGGATTACCAGAGGAAAAG GCGTGAATCTGACAGAGAATTACATAGTAGGTGCCATCGACGATCTGATCAGCGCCACCAGAAGAGTTTGGAAGGAGCTACAATCGAGC AAAGCGGAGGCGAGATACCTTCGATATTTGATCAACAGCTGTGCAGCTTGTAGCAACACTGAAGAGACCG ATATACCGGTGCTGCTAACCTGCGAGTACAAGTCACCCTGTCTGCCGGGAGAATACTGCCGCAACACGGTGCAGGGGCCAAAGTGCGGCCGTTGCGCGGCCGGATACATCGGCGACGGGTATCGGTGCGTTCAGTCGAATACTCCCTGCGCGAGGAATCCCTGTCTGCCGGGCTGTCCCGGTAGTAGTTCGTCGTCGTGCGTCGACATAGACATATGCAAGGTAGCAAAGCCTTGCTTTCCCGGAGTGAAATGCGAGAACCTGAATCCCGGGTACAGATGCGAGGCATGCCCTAAGGGATTCAACGGGTCAAGCATCGAAGGATCCGAACTGGATCATGCCAAGAAACACAAGCAGGTCTGCAAGGACATTAACGAGTGTCTTATTGACAACGGAGGCTGCGGTCAATTTGTCCACTGTATCAACACGCAG GGCACCCACGAGTGCGGTTCGTGTCTACTTGGCTTCGTTGGCGACAAAACGAATGGCTGCAAACCCGACGGCAATCTTTGCCCTGACAAGATCACCGTTTGTAAAGCTACCGCCACGTGCGCGCACATAGGTTCTGGAGCATACACTTGCAAG TGCGTCGCCGGATGGGCGGGAGATGGATTCGAATGCGGTGTGGACAGCGACAATGATGGAATACCAGATCACGAGCTCCACTGCATCTTACCGTCGTGTAGCGCGGATAATTGCCCGACGGTACCGAACAGCGGCCAGGAAGACGCCGATGGGGATGGAATAGGTGATGCATGCGATCTGGACGCCGACAACGACGGCACACCAAGTGCCAACGACAATTGCCCGTTGAAGGCCAACCCCGACCAGAAGGACCAGGACCAAGACAAAATCGGCAATGTCTGCGACAATTGCCCAACGGTGGAAAATCCAAAGCAGGAAGACATGGACAATGACGGAATCGGCGACGCTTGTGACGACGACATCGACAACGATG GCGTTCCGAACAAAGTCGACAACTGTCCGCTCAAGGTGAACCCAGATCAAAAAGACTTCGACAACGACAAGATCGGCGACGTATGCGACAATTGCCCCAGGATTGCTAATCCTAATCAGTCGGACAAAGACGGTGACGGAGTAGGTGACGTTTGCGATAACGACAACGACAGGGACCAAGACGGAGTTCAGGACGACAGGGACAACTGTCCGGACGTACCCAATGCGGGACAAACCGACGACGATCACGACGGGATAGGGAACGCGTGCGACGATGACATAGACAACGATGGAGTGCCGAACGACGAGGACAATTGTCCTTACATCTACAATCCGGATCAATTGCATACAATTC GCGACGATAGGGGCGACGCATGCTTGAACGACTTCGACAACGACAGCGTAGTCGATGCGAAGGACAACTGTCCGAACAACAGCATGATCTCGGGGACGGACTTCCGAAAGTACGAGACGGTCGCTCTAGATCCTGTTGGATCGTCCCAGAACGATCCCGTGTGGGTGATAACCCACGAAGGTGCCGAGATTCGACAACTATTGAACAGCGATCCCGGACTCGCTATAG GGCCGGACGTGATGAGTAGCGTGGACTTCGGCGGCACTTTCTACGTCGACAACAATTCCGACGAGGATTTCGTCGGTTTCGTCTTCGCCTACCAGAGCAACAGTAAATTCTACGTGGTATCTTGGAAGCGAGAAAGGCAAGAGTATTGGGAGTACGCGCCGTTCTCGGCGATGGGAGATCCCGGAATCGTTTTGAAGCTGGTCAATTCGAACACTGGTCCCGGCGAACATCTCAGGAACAGCCTTTGGCATCACGAGTCCGTTCCGAACCAAACGAAAGTACTCTGGCA
- the LOC143213397 gene encoding cartilage oligomeric matrix protein-like isoform X1, giving the protein MRGLILAAILVASFVDSNVILDEELSIIIPRFLNLFSSNISSNSIYQDKQIPTVLDDNELDNNSDRNWEPPNGNERQLDSLDLAELFYKRGIRARGFQTSIPKRKGVNLTENYIVGAIDDLISATRRVWKELQSSKAEARYLRYLINSCAACSNTEETDIPVVLTCEYKSPCLPGEYCHNTVQGPKCGRCAAGYIGDGYRCIQSNTPCARNPCLPGCPGSDSSSCVDIDICKVAKPCFPGVKCKNLNPGYRCEACPKGFNGSSVEGSDLEHAKKYKQVCKDINECLIDNGGCGQFVHCINTKGSRECGSCLPGFIVDKTDGCKPDGDLCPDKITVCRANATCARTDSRAYTCKCVAGWAGDGFECGVDSDNDGIPDHELHCILPSCSADNCPTVPNSGQEDADGDGIGDACDPDADNDGTPNANDNCPLKANPDQKDQDQDKIGDVCDNCPTVKNPKQEDTDNDGIGDACEDDIDNDGIPNKVDNCPLKVNPDQKDFDNDKIGDVCDNCPRIANPNQSDKDGDGVGDVCDNDNDRDQDGVQDDRDNCPDVPNAGQTDDDNDGIGNECDDDIDNDGVPNDEDNCPYVYNPDQLHTIRDDRGDACLNDFDNDSVVDAKDNCPNNSMISRTDFRKYVTVALDPVESVQNDPEWKITNEGAEIQQLLNSDPGLAIGPDVMSNVDFDGTFYINDDADDDFVGFIFAYQSNRKFYVVSWKRGAQQYWENKPFPATADPGIVLKLVDSNTGPGIHLRNSLWHRDSVPNQTKVLWRDPKKVGWNPRTTYRWQLMHRPRIGLIRFQLYQGANLIADSGDLHDLTLKGGRLGVYCFSQEKITWSDMDYRCSPETLD; this is encoded by the exons ATGCGAGGGTTAATTCTCGCGGCGATCCTGGTCGCCAGTTTCGTTGATTCCAATGTTATACTcgacgaag aactgtccataatcatcccacgatttctcaatctcttttctTCCAACATTTCttcaaatagtatat ACCAGGACAAGCAAATCCCGACCGTGCTCGATGATAACGAATTAGACAACAATAGCGATCGCAATTGGGAACCTCCGAACGGCAACGAAAGGCAGCTGGATTCCCTCGATCTAGCGGAGCTATTTTACAAGAGAGGGATAAGGGCACGAGGTTTTCAGACCAGCATTCCCAAAAGGAAAG GCGTAAATCTGACAGAGAATTACATAGTGGGTGCCATCGACGATCTGATCAGCGCCACCAGAAGAGTATGGAAGGAGCTACAGTCGAGC AAAGCGGAGGCGAGATACCTTCGATATTTGATCAACAGCTGTGCAGCTTGCAGTAACACTGAAGAGACCG ATATACCGGTGGTGCTTACCTGCGAGTACAAGTCACCCTGTCTGCCGGGAGAATACTGCCACAACACGGTGCAGGGGCCAAAGTGCGGTCGTTGCGCGGCCGGATACATCGGCGACGGGTACCGGTGCATTCAGTCGAACACTCCCTGCGCGAGGAATCCCTGTCTGCCGGGCTGTCCCGGTAGTGATTCGTCGTCGTGCGTCGACATAGACATATGTAAGGTGGCAAAACCGTGCTTTCCCGGAGTGAAATGCAAGAACCTGAATCCCGGGTACAGATGCGAGGCCTGCCCTAAGGGATTTAACGGGTCAAGCGTCGAAGGATCCGATCTGGAACATGCCAAGAAATACAAGCAGGTCTGCAAGGACATTAACGAGTGTCTTATTGACAACGGAGGCTGCGGTCAATTTGTTCATTGTATCAACACGAAG GGCTCCCGCGAGTGCGGTTCGTGTCTACCGGGCTTCATTGTCGACAAAACGGACGGCTGCAAACCCGACGGCGATCTTTGCCCTGACAAGATTACTGTTTGTAGAGCTAACGCCACGTGCGCGCGCACAGATTCTCGAGCATACACTTGCAAG TGCGTCGCCGGATGGGCGGGAGATGGATTCGAATGCGGTGTGGACAGCGACAATGATGGAATACCAGATCACGAGCTCCACTGCATCTTACCGTCGTGTAGCGCGGATAATTGTCCGACGGTACCGAACAGCGGCCAGGAAGACGCCGATGGGGATGGAATAGGTGATGCATGCGATCCAGACGCCGACAACGACGGCACACCAAATGCCAACGACAATTGCCCGTTGAAGGCCAACCCCGACCAGAAGGACCAGGACCAAGACAAAATCGGCGATGTCTGCGACAATTGCCCAACGGTGAAAAATCCAAAGCAGGAAGACACGGACAATGACGGAATCGGCGACGCTTGTGAGGACGACATCGACAACGACG GCATTCCGAACAAAGTCGACAACTGTCCGCTCAAGGTGAACCCAGATCAAAAGGACTTCGACAACGACAAGATCGGCGACGTATGCGACAATTGCCCCAGGATTGCAAATCCTAATCAGTCGGACAAAGACGGTGACGGAGTAGGTGACGTTTGCGATAACGACAACGACAGGGACCAAGACGGAGTTCAGGATGACAGGGACAACTGTCCGGACGTACCCAATGCAGGACAGACCGACGACGATAACGACGGCATAGGGAACGAGTGCGACGACGACATCGACAACGACGGAGTGCCGAATGACGAGGACAATTGTCCTTACGTCTACAATCCGGATCAATTGCATACAATTC GCGACGATAGAGGCGACGCATGCTTGAACGACTTCGACAACGACAGCGTAGTCGATGCAAAAGACAACTGTCCGAACAACAGCATGATCTCGAGGACGGACTTCCGAAAGTACGTGACGGTCGCTCTAGATCCTGTGGAATCGGTCCAGAACGATCCCGAGTGGAAGATAACCAACGAAGGTGCCGAGATTCAACAACTATTGAACAGCGATCCCGGACTCGCCATAG GTCCGGACGTGATGAGCAACGTGGACTTCGACGGCACTTTCTACATCAACGACGATGCCGACGACGATTTCGTCGGTTTCATTTTCGCCTACCAGAGCAACCGTAAATTCTACGTGGTATCTTGGAAACGGGGTGCTCAGCAGTATTGGGAGAACAAACCGTTCCCGGCGACGGCAGATCCCGGAATCGTTTTGAAGCTGGTCGATTCGAACACTGGTCCCGGCATACATCTCAGGAACAGTCTTTGGCATCGCGACTCCGTTCCGAACCAAACGAAGGTACTCTGGCGAGATCCGAAGAAAGTTGGATGGAATCCACGCACCACGTACCGATGGCAGCTGATGCATAGACCGCGTATCGGCTTGATTCGATTCCAACTGTATCAAGGTGCTAATCTTATCGCCGATTCCGGCGATTTGCACGATCTGACACTGAAAGGTGGACGGCTCGGCGTTTACTGCTTCTCCCAGGAGAAGATCACCTGGTCAGACATGGATTACAGGTGCAGCCCAG AAACGCTTGATTGA
- the LOC143213397 gene encoding cartilage oligomeric matrix protein-like isoform X2: protein MRGLILAAILVASFVDSNVILDEDQDKQIPTVLDDNELDNNSDRNWEPPNGNERQLDSLDLAELFYKRGIRARGFQTSIPKRKGVNLTENYIVGAIDDLISATRRVWKELQSSKAEARYLRYLINSCAACSNTEETDIPVVLTCEYKSPCLPGEYCHNTVQGPKCGRCAAGYIGDGYRCIQSNTPCARNPCLPGCPGSDSSSCVDIDICKVAKPCFPGVKCKNLNPGYRCEACPKGFNGSSVEGSDLEHAKKYKQVCKDINECLIDNGGCGQFVHCINTKGSRECGSCLPGFIVDKTDGCKPDGDLCPDKITVCRANATCARTDSRAYTCKCVAGWAGDGFECGVDSDNDGIPDHELHCILPSCSADNCPTVPNSGQEDADGDGIGDACDPDADNDGTPNANDNCPLKANPDQKDQDQDKIGDVCDNCPTVKNPKQEDTDNDGIGDACEDDIDNDGIPNKVDNCPLKVNPDQKDFDNDKIGDVCDNCPRIANPNQSDKDGDGVGDVCDNDNDRDQDGVQDDRDNCPDVPNAGQTDDDNDGIGNECDDDIDNDGVPNDEDNCPYVYNPDQLHTIRDDRGDACLNDFDNDSVVDAKDNCPNNSMISRTDFRKYVTVALDPVESVQNDPEWKITNEGAEIQQLLNSDPGLAIGPDVMSNVDFDGTFYINDDADDDFVGFIFAYQSNRKFYVVSWKRGAQQYWENKPFPATADPGIVLKLVDSNTGPGIHLRNSLWHRDSVPNQTKVLWRDPKKVGWNPRTTYRWQLMHRPRIGLIRFQLYQGANLIADSGDLHDLTLKGGRLGVYCFSQEKITWSDMDYRCSPETLD from the exons ATGCGAGGGTTAATTCTCGCGGCGATCCTGGTCGCCAGTTTCGTTGATTCCAATGTTATACTcgacgaag ACCAGGACAAGCAAATCCCGACCGTGCTCGATGATAACGAATTAGACAACAATAGCGATCGCAATTGGGAACCTCCGAACGGCAACGAAAGGCAGCTGGATTCCCTCGATCTAGCGGAGCTATTTTACAAGAGAGGGATAAGGGCACGAGGTTTTCAGACCAGCATTCCCAAAAGGAAAG GCGTAAATCTGACAGAGAATTACATAGTGGGTGCCATCGACGATCTGATCAGCGCCACCAGAAGAGTATGGAAGGAGCTACAGTCGAGC AAAGCGGAGGCGAGATACCTTCGATATTTGATCAACAGCTGTGCAGCTTGCAGTAACACTGAAGAGACCG ATATACCGGTGGTGCTTACCTGCGAGTACAAGTCACCCTGTCTGCCGGGAGAATACTGCCACAACACGGTGCAGGGGCCAAAGTGCGGTCGTTGCGCGGCCGGATACATCGGCGACGGGTACCGGTGCATTCAGTCGAACACTCCCTGCGCGAGGAATCCCTGTCTGCCGGGCTGTCCCGGTAGTGATTCGTCGTCGTGCGTCGACATAGACATATGTAAGGTGGCAAAACCGTGCTTTCCCGGAGTGAAATGCAAGAACCTGAATCCCGGGTACAGATGCGAGGCCTGCCCTAAGGGATTTAACGGGTCAAGCGTCGAAGGATCCGATCTGGAACATGCCAAGAAATACAAGCAGGTCTGCAAGGACATTAACGAGTGTCTTATTGACAACGGAGGCTGCGGTCAATTTGTTCATTGTATCAACACGAAG GGCTCCCGCGAGTGCGGTTCGTGTCTACCGGGCTTCATTGTCGACAAAACGGACGGCTGCAAACCCGACGGCGATCTTTGCCCTGACAAGATTACTGTTTGTAGAGCTAACGCCACGTGCGCGCGCACAGATTCTCGAGCATACACTTGCAAG TGCGTCGCCGGATGGGCGGGAGATGGATTCGAATGCGGTGTGGACAGCGACAATGATGGAATACCAGATCACGAGCTCCACTGCATCTTACCGTCGTGTAGCGCGGATAATTGTCCGACGGTACCGAACAGCGGCCAGGAAGACGCCGATGGGGATGGAATAGGTGATGCATGCGATCCAGACGCCGACAACGACGGCACACCAAATGCCAACGACAATTGCCCGTTGAAGGCCAACCCCGACCAGAAGGACCAGGACCAAGACAAAATCGGCGATGTCTGCGACAATTGCCCAACGGTGAAAAATCCAAAGCAGGAAGACACGGACAATGACGGAATCGGCGACGCTTGTGAGGACGACATCGACAACGACG GCATTCCGAACAAAGTCGACAACTGTCCGCTCAAGGTGAACCCAGATCAAAAGGACTTCGACAACGACAAGATCGGCGACGTATGCGACAATTGCCCCAGGATTGCAAATCCTAATCAGTCGGACAAAGACGGTGACGGAGTAGGTGACGTTTGCGATAACGACAACGACAGGGACCAAGACGGAGTTCAGGATGACAGGGACAACTGTCCGGACGTACCCAATGCAGGACAGACCGACGACGATAACGACGGCATAGGGAACGAGTGCGACGACGACATCGACAACGACGGAGTGCCGAATGACGAGGACAATTGTCCTTACGTCTACAATCCGGATCAATTGCATACAATTC GCGACGATAGAGGCGACGCATGCTTGAACGACTTCGACAACGACAGCGTAGTCGATGCAAAAGACAACTGTCCGAACAACAGCATGATCTCGAGGACGGACTTCCGAAAGTACGTGACGGTCGCTCTAGATCCTGTGGAATCGGTCCAGAACGATCCCGAGTGGAAGATAACCAACGAAGGTGCCGAGATTCAACAACTATTGAACAGCGATCCCGGACTCGCCATAG GTCCGGACGTGATGAGCAACGTGGACTTCGACGGCACTTTCTACATCAACGACGATGCCGACGACGATTTCGTCGGTTTCATTTTCGCCTACCAGAGCAACCGTAAATTCTACGTGGTATCTTGGAAACGGGGTGCTCAGCAGTATTGGGAGAACAAACCGTTCCCGGCGACGGCAGATCCCGGAATCGTTTTGAAGCTGGTCGATTCGAACACTGGTCCCGGCATACATCTCAGGAACAGTCTTTGGCATCGCGACTCCGTTCCGAACCAAACGAAGGTACTCTGGCGAGATCCGAAGAAAGTTGGATGGAATCCACGCACCACGTACCGATGGCAGCTGATGCATAGACCGCGTATCGGCTTGATTCGATTCCAACTGTATCAAGGTGCTAATCTTATCGCCGATTCCGGCGATTTGCACGATCTGACACTGAAAGGTGGACGGCTCGGCGTTTACTGCTTCTCCCAGGAGAAGATCACCTGGTCAGACATGGATTACAGGTGCAGCCCAG AAACGCTTGATTGA